The Parambassis ranga chromosome 19, fParRan2.1, whole genome shotgun sequence genome contains a region encoding:
- the gfra1b gene encoding GDNF family receptor alpha-1b, producing the protein MILTTSVIILSFLDSVFTLKGDGGSASRSVRLDCVKANDQCQSEYSCSTKYRIMRQCVAGRESNFTAVTGPEAQGECRNAIEAMKQSPLYNCRCRRGMKKEKNCLRIFWSIFQSLQGNDLLEYTPYEPVNSRLSDIFRLAPIIAVEPASTKENNCLNAAKACNLNDTCKKYRSEYINPCTSRVSTSEVCNKRKCHKALRQFFDKVPKKFSYGMLFCSCPAGDQSACAERRRQTIVPACSYEDKDKANCLSLQNTCKTNYICRSRLADFISNCQPEVHSISGCLRENYADCLLAYSGLIGTVMTPNYVRSFGISLSPWCDCSNSGNIKPDCEKFAEFFTNNRCLRNAIQAFGNGTDVGVWQPQPPIQPTVEPGITRRGKERTSNALDTLTDLTKLDLGGDSLYHICGTLQAQKLVSNQTVDTTLCVNHQLDESGGSNAIARSSPAELVCIHPSTLLLALAFTSTVKLEGFQLL; encoded by the exons ATGATTTTAACTACTTCTGTCATTATATTGTCCTTTCTGG ACTCAGTGTTCACCTTGAAGGGCGACGGCGGCTCAGCTTCCCGCTCGGTCCGACTGGACTGCGTAAAGGCCAATGATCAATGTCAAAGCGAGTACTCCTGCAGCACCAAGTACCGGATCATGAGGCAGTGCGTAGCGGGGAGGGAGAGCAACTTCACCGCGGTCACCGGTCCTGAGGCGCAGGGAGAGTGCCGCAACGCTATCGAAGCCATGAAGCAGAGCCCCCTTTACAACTGCAGGTGTAGAAGAGGcatgaagaaggagaagaactgTCTCCGGATCTTTTGGAGCATATTTCAAAGTTTACAGG GTAATGATTTGCTGGAATACACTCCATATGAACCAGTCAATAGTCGTCTCTCAGATATCTTTCGTCTGGCTCCCATCATAGCTG TTGAGCCTGCATCCACAAAAGAGAACAACTGCCTGAATGCTGCCAAGGCTTGTAACCTGAATGACACATGCAAGAAATATCGCTCAGAGTACATCAACCCCTGTACTAGCAGGGTGTCCACCTCAGAAGTCTGCAACAAGCGCAAATGCCACAAGGCTCTCAGACAGTTCTTTGACAAG GTTCCAAAAAAATTCAGCTATGGGATGCTGTTTTGCTCATGTCCAGCGGGGGATCAGTCAGCATGTGCAGAACGCAGACGGCAAACCATTGTGCCAGCCTGCTCCTATGAGGATAAGGACAAAGCTAACTGCCTGTCTCTTCAGAACACATGCAAGACAAACTACATCTGCAG GTCAAGGCTGGCAGACTTCATCAGCAACTGTCAGCCAGAAGTTCATTCAATATCGGGCTGTCTTAGGGAGAACTATGCTGACTGTCTGCTGGCTTACTCAGGTCTTATTG GTACCGTGATGACACCCAATTATGTGCGATCTTTCGGTATTAGCCTGTCACCGTGGTGTGACTGCAGCAACAGTGGTAACATCAAGCCCGACTGTGAGAAATTTGCAGAGTTCTTCACCAACAATCGATGCCTAC GTAACGCCATCCAGGCATTTGGCAACGGTACTGATGTTGGAGTGTGGCAACCCCAACCCCCGATCCAGCCTACAGTAGAGCCTGGCATCACTCGCAGAGGGAAAGAGCGAACAAGCAATGCTCtggacacactgacagacttgACCAAACTAGACCTTGGGGGCGATTCATTATATCACATTTGCGGGACCTTACAG GCCCAGAAACTGGTGTCAAATCAAACAGTGGATACTACCCTATGTGTG AACCATCAACTGGATGAGTCTGGTGGCTCAAATGCCATTGCTAGAAGCTCACCAGCTGAGCTCGTCTGCATACACCCCTCAACTTTGCTCCTTGCACTCGCTTTCACATCAACAGTAAAGCTTGAAGGTTTCCAACTTTTGTAG